One window from the genome of Rufibacter tibetensis encodes:
- a CDS encoding M14 family metallopeptidase, which yields MLKSFLKHALCLGMFLYGVSAAYAQTALQTPEQFLGYRLGEQFTYHGRIVDYVRYLASQNQNKMQVQTYGHTYENRPLLLATISSPANMQRLEEIRTNNLKNTGLVSGQPTGGKQPAIVWLSYNIHGNESVSSEAVMQVLYDLVNPSNAQTQQWLENTVVMIDPCVNPDGRERYTQWYNRARNQVPNASPWAWEHHEPWPGGRPNHYYFDLNRDWAWQTQIESKQRAAVYSQWMPQLHADFHEQAVDNPYYFAPSAKPYHDAITPWQREFQGIIGDYNRKYFDKNNWLYFTRESFDLFYPSYGDTWPTYQGAIAMTYEQGGSGRAGVVIQKADGDSLTLSQRIAHHHAASLATVEAISDKVDQVVKEFRKFYSDAQTKPFGQYRSYVFKMKGEEGRIKELTDYLDRQQIRYGYAKGAGSSKGFNYQNGKTESIKYEAGDLVISAYQPKSTLLNVLFEPSARLEDSVTYDITAWSLPYAYGLKGAAFTGRISMNDSKPAAAITNTTVPAAYAYIAPWNGVQDLKLLASLLKSKVRVRYSEVPFEQNKVKYAPGTLIITRTGNESLGAKFDQLVTRAADSLGIKLTSSTTGFVTNGSDFGSRSVRYVKAPRVALLTGEGVSPYGFGEIWHYFEQQIGYPVTVLGGDYFANVPLHEFDVLILPTGSYTRILEEKTLNKVKDWVRAGGKLIAMESAVTFLADKPDFAVKKKAPDTTNAKKAPSAEDLKKYANRERESISEEVQGSVFRINLDNTHPLAFGYGTTYPALIRTSTLPQFMKDAWNVGVVKEEAPATGFVGSKAESNLQNGLVLGVQDLGRGQVVYLVDNPLFRAFWQGGKLMFGNAVFLVGQ from the coding sequence ATGTTGAAATCATTCTTGAAACATGCCCTGTGTTTAGGGATGTTCCTCTACGGTGTTTCGGCGGCCTACGCACAAACGGCGCTGCAAACACCTGAGCAGTTCCTGGGCTACCGCCTGGGAGAGCAGTTTACGTACCATGGCCGCATTGTAGATTATGTGCGCTACCTGGCTAGCCAGAACCAGAACAAAATGCAGGTGCAGACCTACGGGCATACCTATGAAAACCGTCCCTTGCTGCTGGCCACCATTTCCTCACCGGCCAACATGCAGCGCCTGGAGGAAATCAGAACGAATAACCTGAAAAACACGGGCCTGGTAAGCGGTCAGCCTACCGGCGGAAAGCAGCCGGCCATTGTGTGGTTAAGCTACAACATTCACGGCAATGAGTCTGTTTCTTCTGAGGCTGTGATGCAGGTGTTGTATGACTTAGTAAACCCCAGCAATGCCCAAACCCAGCAGTGGCTGGAGAACACTGTGGTTATGATTGATCCTTGCGTAAACCCCGACGGGCGTGAGCGCTACACCCAATGGTATAACCGGGCCCGGAACCAGGTACCTAACGCTTCTCCCTGGGCTTGGGAACACCATGAACCCTGGCCGGGCGGACGTCCTAACCACTATTACTTTGACCTGAACCGTGATTGGGCTTGGCAAACGCAGATTGAATCAAAGCAGCGGGCTGCGGTTTATAGCCAATGGATGCCGCAACTGCACGCCGATTTCCATGAGCAAGCGGTAGACAACCCGTATTACTTTGCACCCTCGGCGAAGCCTTATCATGACGCAATTACGCCTTGGCAGCGTGAGTTCCAAGGCATTATTGGGGATTACAACCGCAAGTACTTTGATAAAAACAACTGGCTCTATTTCACCCGTGAAAGCTTTGACCTTTTCTACCCAAGTTACGGTGATACCTGGCCAACCTACCAGGGTGCTATTGCCATGACGTATGAGCAAGGCGGCTCGGGCCGGGCCGGGGTAGTCATCCAGAAAGCCGATGGGGACAGCCTTACTTTAAGTCAGCGTATTGCCCACCACCATGCCGCCAGTTTGGCTACGGTAGAAGCCATCTCAGACAAAGTAGACCAGGTAGTAAAAGAGTTCAGGAAGTTCTACTCCGATGCGCAAACGAAACCCTTCGGGCAGTACCGCAGCTACGTGTTCAAAATGAAAGGCGAAGAAGGCCGCATCAAAGAATTGACCGACTATCTGGATCGCCAGCAAATCCGTTACGGGTACGCCAAAGGAGCCGGAAGCAGCAAAGGCTTTAACTACCAGAACGGCAAAACCGAGTCAATAAAGTATGAGGCAGGCGATCTGGTAATTAGCGCCTACCAGCCTAAATCTACCTTGTTGAACGTGTTGTTTGAACCCTCTGCCCGGTTAGAAGACTCTGTGACCTATGACATCACTGCCTGGTCGTTGCCGTATGCATATGGGCTAAAAGGCGCTGCGTTTACTGGCCGTATTTCCATGAACGACTCCAAACCAGCCGCCGCAATCACCAACACGACGGTGCCTGCGGCCTACGCCTACATTGCTCCCTGGAACGGAGTACAAGACCTGAAATTGCTGGCATCTTTGCTTAAATCCAAAGTGCGCGTACGGTATTCAGAAGTGCCTTTTGAGCAGAATAAAGTAAAATATGCTCCTGGAACCCTCATCATTACCCGCACCGGAAACGAAAGCTTAGGCGCTAAATTCGACCAGCTTGTGACCCGGGCAGCCGATTCATTAGGAATCAAATTGACGTCATCTACCACAGGTTTTGTCACCAACGGCTCCGACTTTGGGTCACGCAGTGTACGGTATGTAAAGGCCCCAAGAGTTGCCTTGTTGACGGGCGAAGGGGTTTCTCCTTACGGATTCGGGGAGATCTGGCATTACTTTGAGCAGCAGATCGGGTATCCTGTCACCGTGTTAGGGGGAGATTATTTCGCCAATGTGCCGTTGCATGAGTTTGATGTGCTTATTCTGCCTACTGGTTCTTACACGCGCATACTGGAAGAAAAAACCTTGAACAAAGTGAAAGATTGGGTACGGGCCGGTGGTAAACTCATTGCCATGGAAAGTGCCGTGACCTTTTTAGCCGATAAACCAGATTTCGCGGTGAAAAAGAAAGCTCCTGATACCACCAATGCGAAAAAGGCTCCTTCGGCAGAAGACCTTAAGAAATATGCCAATCGCGAGCGTGAATCTATTTCTGAAGAAGTGCAGGGCAGCGTATTCCGGATTAACTTAGACAACACCCATCCACTTGCTTTCGGGTACGGGACCACCTATCCGGCTTTGATCAGAACCAGTACGTTGCCCCAGTTCATGAAAGACGCTTGGAACGTGGGTGTGGTGAAAGAAGAAGCCCCTGCTACCGGATTTGTAGGCTCCAAAGCCGAAAGTAACTTACAGAATGGTTTGGTTTTGGGGGTGCAGGACTTAGGTCGTGGGCAGGTGGTGTATCTGGTAGACAACCCGTTGTTCAGAGCTTTCTGGCAGGGCGGTAAACTGATGTTCGGGAACGCTGTTTTCCTGGTAGGACAATAA